The window CGGGATCGGGTCGCGGGCCGAGCGGCGATCGCGACCGCGATCGTGCGGATAGCCGCCGGCGTGGTGTTCGTGCTGTTCGCGATCCCGAAGTTCGCCTTCCACGACATGGAGCTCGCCGAGTTCGTGCGGTACGGGTTCCCGGCCTCCAGCACCGTGATCTACCTCGTCGGGGTACTGGAGACGGCAGGCGGGCTGATGCTGGTGCTGGGGCTGGCAACCCGACTCGCGGCTGCGGGGCTCGCGGTGAACATGGCGGGCGCCGTCGCGACGGCCGGAGTCCGGGTCGGGGGCCCGATCCACCTGGGCCTGGCCCCGACGCTGCTTTTCGCGATGCTCTATCTGCTCTGGGCAGGTCCCGGAGCCGCTGCGCTCGATCGGCGGCTCGCGGTGAGGTTCGAACCCGCCGCCAGGTGATCTCTCGGTCGAAGGCGACCACGGCGACCGGCGTGGGCGCCGGCTCGTCAGCCCCACCGA of the Mycobacteriales bacterium genome contains:
- a CDS encoding DoxX family protein, yielding MTVSGEPGPVQHGPRGGVAGAFFRDRVAGRAAIATAIVRIAAGVVFVLFAIPKFAFHDMELAEFVRYGFPASSTVIYLVGVLETAGGLMLVLGLATRLAAAGLAVNMAGAVATAGVRVGGPIHLGLAPTLLFAMLYLLWAGPGAAALDRRLAVRFEPAAR